A portion of the Streptomyces sp. NBC_00376 genome contains these proteins:
- a CDS encoding protein kinase domain-containing protein: MQPAHTTVPQPPAAATRPVTAVPRPPGQVSQQQSPARIGPYEVFQLLGEGGMGKVFLARSPGSRLVALKVIRPEYAEASNFRGRFRREAESARRVSGFFTPPVLDADADAPQPWLATAYVPAPSLHDVVRSFGVLPEPALRALGAGLAEALLAIHDTGIVHRDLKPGNVLVAEDGPRVIDFGISRAVDATQLTRTGAVMGTPGFMAPEQIVSSREAGPAADVFSLGCVLVFAATGRGPFGAGGTAEILYRAVHHQPQLDGVPQALRPLIGSCLDKDPARRPPAASVLAALGAADPAALLTEGLREDLARREAHAAVLVAAPPVPTSLAPPVDPLATAVPSGPSRRRFLWIAAAGTTVAAGAGAATLAGGWSKPGRTPDRAGGSAGATGLPEPTVPAGPKPQWSAPLKKLESGQLRLLGDTLVHWDQGSAYAYDAATGEERWTGSLRAPSDVSGDPKWLGVHGSMLYAEAWGGERGYLLGVDATGKQKFTHAVTQQGAGTQSADSVESVLSVAGSVAVVGTGGDDGYGVRAVDIDSGEVLWSRMVKGSDFQAYADGSFCFLQDNGTLRGLGLRSGTERWQVRDVIEPGAYPHLSTDGKTLLVTSTKVQAFRAADGERLWTAVNETTTISPARVRGKRAYVYDGPGTVFALDMQSGEQVWHTASPVDLTTTGGAYDQGPTVSASVVAIATFATGDVPGFVVLRAFDGKPLWAHQPSGSRAGGKNDWLLQTSGSTLFAASETTLYAFRSDTP; encoded by the coding sequence ATGCAGCCTGCGCACACCACAGTGCCGCAGCCGCCGGCCGCGGCGACCCGGCCGGTCACCGCCGTCCCGCGGCCGCCCGGGCAGGTCTCTCAGCAGCAGAGCCCTGCCCGGATCGGCCCCTACGAGGTCTTCCAACTCCTCGGCGAGGGCGGCATGGGCAAGGTGTTCCTGGCCAGGTCACCGGGATCGCGCCTGGTCGCCCTGAAGGTCATCCGGCCCGAGTACGCCGAGGCGTCGAACTTCCGCGGGCGTTTCCGGCGCGAGGCCGAATCCGCCCGCCGGGTGAGCGGATTCTTCACCCCGCCGGTGCTCGACGCGGACGCCGATGCCCCACAGCCCTGGCTGGCCACGGCCTACGTCCCCGCGCCGTCGCTGCACGATGTCGTACGCAGCTTCGGTGTGCTGCCCGAGCCTGCCCTGCGGGCCCTGGGCGCCGGCCTCGCGGAGGCGCTGCTGGCCATCCATGACACCGGCATCGTCCACCGCGACCTCAAGCCCGGCAACGTACTCGTCGCCGAAGACGGGCCCCGCGTCATCGACTTCGGCATCAGCAGGGCGGTGGACGCCACCCAGTTGACCCGGACGGGCGCCGTGATGGGGACGCCCGGGTTCATGGCGCCCGAGCAGATCGTGTCGAGCCGCGAGGCCGGACCGGCGGCCGACGTCTTCTCCCTGGGCTGCGTCCTGGTCTTCGCGGCCACCGGGCGGGGCCCCTTCGGCGCCGGAGGGACGGCCGAGATCCTCTACCGGGCCGTCCACCATCAGCCCCAACTGGACGGCGTTCCCCAGGCGTTGAGGCCGCTGATCGGTTCCTGTCTGGACAAGGATCCCGCCCGCAGGCCGCCCGCCGCGTCGGTGCTGGCCGCGCTGGGGGCAGCCGACCCTGCCGCGCTGCTCACCGAGGGCCTGCGGGAGGACCTGGCGCGGCGGGAGGCGCACGCCGCCGTTCTGGTGGCCGCACCGCCCGTGCCCACGTCCCTCGCGCCGCCCGTCGACCCGCTCGCCACCGCCGTCCCGAGCGGGCCGAGTCGCCGCAGGTTCCTGTGGATCGCCGCGGCCGGTACCACCGTCGCAGCGGGCGCAGGCGCCGCGACGCTGGCCGGGGGGTGGTCGAAGCCTGGCAGGACCCCGGACCGGGCCGGCGGCAGCGCGGGCGCCACCGGCCTGCCCGAGCCCACGGTTCCGGCCGGCCCGAAGCCGCAGTGGTCGGCTCCGCTGAAGAAGCTGGAGAGCGGACAACTGCGGCTCCTCGGCGACACGTTGGTGCACTGGGACCAGGGCAGCGCGTACGCCTATGACGCCGCGACCGGGGAGGAACGCTGGACGGGTTCGCTGCGCGCACCCTCCGACGTCTCGGGGGATCCGAAGTGGCTGGGCGTGCACGGATCGATGCTGTACGCCGAGGCCTGGGGCGGCGAGCGCGGCTATCTCCTCGGTGTCGACGCCACAGGCAAGCAGAAGTTCACCCACGCGGTCACCCAGCAGGGCGCCGGCACCCAGTCCGCCGACTCCGTCGAGAGCGTTCTGTCCGTCGCCGGTTCGGTCGCCGTCGTCGGCACCGGCGGCGACGACGGTTATGGCGTGCGCGCGGTCGATATCGACTCGGGCGAGGTGCTGTGGTCGCGCATGGTCAAAGGCAGCGACTTCCAGGCTTACGCCGACGGAAGCTTCTGCTTCCTGCAGGACAACGGCACGCTCCGCGGACTCGGCCTGCGCTCGGGCACCGAGCGGTGGCAGGTCCGGGACGTCATCGAGCCCGGCGCCTATCCGCACCTGTCCACCGACGGCAAGACCCTGCTCGTCACCAGCACCAAGGTGCAGGCCTTCCGCGCCGCCGATGGCGAGAGACTGTGGACCGCCGTCAACGAGACGACCACCATCAGCCCGGCCAGGGTCCGCGGCAAGCGGGCCTATGTCTACGACGGTCCGGGCACCGTGTTCGCCCTGGACATGCAGAGCGGTGAGCAGGTGTGGCACACAGCGAGCCCGGTGGACCTGACGACCACCGGCGGTGCATACGACCAGGGGCCCACCGTCTCCGCGTCCGTGGTGGCCATCGCCACGTTCGCCACCGGCGACGTCCCGGGGTTCGTCGTCCTGCGCGCCTTTGACGGCAAGCCGCTCTGGGCGCACCAGCCCTCCGGGAGCAGAGCCGGGGGCAAGAACGACTGGCTGCTGCAGACCTCCGGCAGCACCCTCTTCGCCGCATCCGAGACCACCCTCTACGCCTTCCGGAGCGACACCCCGTGA
- a CDS encoding AfsR/SARP family transcriptional regulator — translation MGTNTADTVGSGVGAWDPADATGTTAATDTAGTTGAQDAADRLRLDLLGPVEAHRGEAPLDLGPVRRQAVLAALILRAETLVTHQQLLDDVWGLEPPGTGRRVLPSYVYPLRKALDAPGTGPAASAIRGERGGYRFVPGQARTDIGELAGQAAAARRAKAAGDLATALDGCTRALNLFRGEPLAGLPGPFADAERQRLARQRRTLHQERAECLVLLGRYTEALDELLAAPTAQPHDEPLAALRIRALYGSGLQTEALAAYQETRDRLRGELGVEPGEELRRVHQGVLRRDDLMLLGRAPLPRTAGSDAAQAPAPAPPSAPTPASASASASASASASASAPEHPLHPPRPHRNELPGDTAWLVGRETELALLTTPVPPGSVSVAAVDGTAGVGKTALVVRAAWTLHDQYPDGCLFVDLHAHGVPHESLRPQRALHRLLRAVHGVDGELADELDELVIAWRAATSSLRLLLVVDDARSAEQVRPLLPAGPGSPVLVAGRQRLPGLDADRRLTVEPLGTGEAVTLLTHLLGEARAEQEPEAAQELARRCGGLPLALRITGARLQNRPSWTLAHLVGRMSDDERRLGELRAEDRSVEAAFRMSYDQLTPELQRVFRALGQSPTAEFDGLTPAVMLGRSRQDTEDLLECLVDASLLQQPRLSRYRLHDLVRDHTRRLAAAVPEETAADRAAVLHLYTAAGRIASDWGPEGFPTGPDVSHSPFSNWQDADAWLDAAGGQLLDVIAYAAATGQHDHVCWIAESLVDPLVRQGRYHECRSALELALPSADVADDRRMPSALRNCMAVADLYQGRFQQGHAWCTDALRLARHQGDLREQARATAGLGAAERALGRIPEAVAHLSEAMELAARLDDDWLAGMSSCNLGALHDQQGRHEEALTYYATSLAFAEKIGHPRMISKTLCFIAEAHLALDRRAKVKDVARRAADLAQEVGDLQLRATSLSLLGAAEHGEGDLSLAITLQQEALATLTEHTSRPLEMEVRRRLGHTYSAAGHQAEAEQQFHIALSLAGTGEPGRPPSPGGAPSVTARDADLHETRATRRDSDA, via the coding sequence GTGGGCACGAACACAGCGGACACAGTCGGCTCAGGCGTGGGCGCGTGGGATCCGGCGGATGCGACCGGCACGACAGCCGCGACAGACACAGCAGGTACGACGGGTGCGCAGGATGCGGCGGATCGGCTGCGCCTCGACCTGCTCGGCCCGGTCGAAGCCCACCGCGGCGAGGCGCCCCTCGACCTGGGGCCCGTGCGACGTCAGGCGGTGCTGGCCGCGCTGATCCTGCGCGCGGAGACGCTCGTCACCCACCAGCAACTGCTCGACGACGTATGGGGGCTCGAACCCCCGGGCACGGGCCGCCGGGTCCTGCCCAGCTACGTCTACCCCCTGCGCAAGGCACTGGACGCGCCCGGCACCGGCCCCGCCGCATCCGCGATCCGCGGCGAGCGCGGCGGCTACCGCTTCGTACCCGGCCAAGCCCGCACGGACATCGGCGAGTTGGCCGGACAGGCCGCCGCGGCCCGCAGGGCGAAGGCCGCGGGCGACCTCGCCACCGCTCTCGACGGCTGTACGCGGGCACTGAACCTGTTCCGCGGGGAGCCGTTGGCCGGCCTGCCCGGGCCGTTCGCCGACGCCGAGCGGCAGCGACTTGCCCGGCAGCGGCGCACCCTCCATCAGGAGCGGGCGGAGTGCCTGGTCCTCCTGGGCCGGTACACGGAGGCTCTGGACGAGCTCCTGGCCGCGCCCACGGCGCAGCCGCACGACGAGCCGCTCGCCGCCCTGCGCATACGCGCGCTGTACGGCAGCGGCCTGCAGACCGAGGCACTCGCCGCCTACCAGGAGACCCGGGACCGGCTCCGCGGCGAGCTGGGGGTGGAGCCCGGCGAGGAACTGCGCCGGGTACACCAAGGCGTACTGCGCCGGGACGACCTGATGCTGCTCGGCCGGGCACCGCTGCCCCGCACCGCCGGATCCGACGCAGCACAAGCACCGGCCCCGGCACCGCCATCCGCACCCACACCGGCATCGGCATCGGCATCGGCATCGGCATCGGCATCGGCATCGGCATCGGCACCCGAGCATCCCCTGCACCCGCCACGACCTCACCGCAACGAACTCCCCGGCGACACTGCCTGGCTCGTCGGCCGGGAGACAGAACTCGCCCTGCTCACCACGCCCGTGCCTCCCGGCTCCGTCTCCGTGGCCGCCGTCGACGGCACGGCGGGCGTCGGCAAGACCGCGTTGGTGGTCCGCGCTGCCTGGACGCTGCACGACCAGTACCCGGACGGCTGCCTGTTCGTGGACCTGCACGCGCACGGCGTCCCCCACGAGAGCCTGCGCCCGCAGCGCGCACTGCACCGGCTACTCCGTGCCGTCCACGGCGTCGACGGCGAACTGGCGGACGAACTTGACGAGTTGGTCATCGCCTGGCGCGCGGCCACCAGCTCCCTGAGGCTGCTGCTGGTCGTGGACGACGCCCGCAGCGCGGAACAGGTGCGCCCGCTGCTGCCCGCGGGCCCGGGCAGCCCAGTGCTGGTGGCCGGCCGCCAGCGGCTGCCCGGCCTCGACGCCGACCGACGGCTCACCGTGGAGCCGCTGGGCACGGGCGAGGCTGTCACGCTGCTCACGCATCTGCTGGGCGAGGCGCGCGCCGAACAGGAACCGGAGGCCGCGCAGGAACTCGCACGCCGCTGCGGCGGTCTGCCGCTGGCGCTGCGGATCACCGGGGCCCGGCTGCAGAACCGTCCGTCCTGGACACTGGCCCACCTGGTCGGCCGGATGTCGGACGACGAACGCCGCCTGGGCGAGCTCCGGGCCGAGGACCGCAGCGTGGAAGCCGCCTTCCGGATGTCCTACGACCAGCTCACCCCTGAACTGCAGCGCGTCTTCCGGGCGTTGGGCCAGTCCCCCACCGCCGAGTTCGACGGGCTCACCCCCGCCGTCATGCTGGGCCGCTCGCGCCAGGACACCGAGGACCTCCTGGAGTGCCTGGTCGACGCGAGCCTGCTGCAGCAGCCGCGGCTCAGCCGCTACCGGCTGCACGATCTCGTACGCGACCACACGCGCCGCCTGGCCGCCGCCGTACCCGAGGAGACCGCCGCGGACCGCGCCGCCGTGCTGCACCTCTACACAGCCGCCGGCCGCATCGCCAGCGACTGGGGCCCCGAGGGCTTCCCGACCGGCCCGGACGTCTCCCACTCCCCCTTCTCGAACTGGCAGGACGCCGACGCATGGCTGGACGCCGCGGGCGGCCAACTGCTCGACGTGATCGCCTACGCGGCCGCCACCGGGCAGCACGACCACGTCTGCTGGATCGCCGAATCCCTGGTCGACCCGCTGGTCCGTCAGGGCCGCTACCACGAGTGCCGCTCGGCCCTGGAGCTCGCACTGCCCAGCGCGGACGTGGCCGACGACCGGCGGATGCCCTCCGCCCTGCGCAACTGCATGGCCGTCGCGGACCTCTATCAGGGGCGCTTCCAGCAGGGCCACGCCTGGTGCACCGACGCGCTGCGCCTCGCCCGCCACCAAGGCGACCTGCGCGAGCAGGCCCGGGCAACCGCCGGGTTGGGCGCTGCGGAGCGTGCTCTGGGCCGCATCCCGGAGGCGGTCGCCCACCTGAGCGAGGCCATGGAGCTGGCGGCCCGGCTCGACGATGACTGGCTGGCCGGGATGTCGAGCTGCAACCTCGGCGCCCTCCACGACCAGCAGGGACGGCACGAGGAGGCACTCACGTACTACGCCACCTCCCTCGCCTTCGCCGAGAAGATCGGCCACCCCAGAATGATCAGCAAGACCCTGTGCTTCATCGCCGAGGCCCACCTGGCACTCGACCGGCGCGCGAAGGTCAAAGACGTGGCGAGACGCGCAGCGGACCTGGCCCAGGAGGTCGGCGACCTGCAGCTGCGCGCGACGAGCCTGTCCCTGCTCGGCGCCGCGGAACACGGCGAAGGAGACCTGTCGTTGGCCATCACCCTCCAGCAAGAGGCCCTGGCCACGCTCACCGAGCACACCAGCAGGCCCCTGGAGATGGAGGTCCGCCGCCGGCTCGGACACACCTACTCGGCAGCGGGCCACCAGGCCGAGGCCGAGCAGCAGTTCCACATCGCCCTGTCCTTGGCCGGGACGGGGGAGCCGGGACGGCCGCCCTCCCCCGGTGGCGCACCATCCGTGACGGCACGAGATGCGGATCTGCACGAAACCCGAGCAACCCGGCGGGACTCGGATGCCTGA
- a CDS encoding protein kinase domain-containing protein, whose protein sequence is MTTPPPPPMPSARPLQAASPASYIGPYRVIRELGAGGMGLVHLAASRSGRAVAVKVVRPELAADPDFRRRFKAEVDAARAVSGAFTAPVVDADPEGPQPWLATAYIPGPSLADALDAHGPMPESTLRVLGGGLAEALAAIHRAGLIHRDLKPSNILLTLDGPRVIDFGISRAVDGTVLTAEGQVAGSPGFMSPEQSRGGELTPASDVFAFGAVLAFAATGIPPFGTGAAHALLYRAAYEDPKLNGVPHGLLGIVAACLDKDPARRPTVEHLQAWLRPETTAGWLGAVELRVTEDERTLQDVVRTPLLSRRRLLTGGAVLAVTAAAGGTAWFLHSRGEDSKDTVATPELDWTNELPQPTMSLRAVTRSTLLCTQLASGACFDRDTGKLLWKDLGGQNTDALTDDKRVYTVRTDGKVHAFDGRSGEEVWDASPAGDSAPELDFSDGELVVTMSGGRIQALEASSGEVRWTSADVEDVSMVLGATPAGALLAWGGASKTNPAATLNGYTALDPDTGKRVWAKDLVTLYPPDKSKVLYGIDADMKLLALDPDDGETLWSSPTELPPTNSEILGLTGSMSLIEGTLFCYPSTNFNGSTRGLLVAFDPASGKTLWTVQTAADGNRGYARAGATVCYLDKKILHGIDAKTGARRWTAGSGLADLDFLGALRGLFLAAGKKGLYAFDAETGKQVWHYQATGGSGSWSTHAVGDHLYATWSGRLFRFSVPKA, encoded by the coding sequence GTGACCACGCCGCCGCCCCCGCCGATGCCGTCCGCGCGCCCCCTGCAAGCCGCCTCACCCGCCTCGTACATCGGCCCCTACCGGGTGATCCGGGAACTCGGCGCGGGCGGCATGGGCCTCGTCCACCTCGCCGCATCGCGCAGTGGCCGCGCGGTGGCCGTCAAGGTCGTACGTCCCGAACTGGCCGCCGACCCGGATTTTCGCCGCCGCTTCAAGGCCGAGGTGGACGCCGCCCGCGCGGTCTCCGGCGCCTTCACCGCGCCGGTCGTCGACGCCGACCCCGAGGGGCCCCAGCCCTGGCTGGCCACCGCGTACATCCCCGGCCCCTCCCTCGCCGACGCCCTGGACGCCCACGGGCCCATGCCCGAGTCCACCCTGCGCGTGCTCGGTGGCGGCCTGGCCGAGGCGCTGGCCGCGATCCACCGCGCCGGGCTCATCCACCGCGACCTCAAGCCGTCCAACATCCTGCTCACCCTGGACGGCCCCAGAGTCATCGACTTCGGCATCAGCCGGGCCGTGGACGGAACCGTGCTCACCGCCGAGGGCCAGGTCGCCGGCTCGCCCGGCTTCATGTCGCCCGAGCAGTCGAGAGGGGGTGAACTCACGCCCGCCAGCGATGTGTTCGCCTTCGGCGCCGTGCTCGCCTTCGCCGCCACCGGCATCCCGCCCTTCGGCACCGGTGCGGCCCACGCCCTGCTCTACCGGGCCGCCTACGAGGATCCGAAGCTGAACGGCGTCCCGCACGGCCTGCTCGGCATCGTCGCCGCCTGCCTCGACAAGGACCCCGCCCGGCGCCCCACCGTCGAGCACCTGCAGGCCTGGCTGCGCCCGGAGACCACCGCCGGCTGGCTCGGCGCGGTCGAACTGCGGGTGACCGAGGACGAGCGCACCCTGCAGGACGTGGTACGCACCCCGCTGCTCAGCCGCCGCCGGTTGTTGACCGGCGGCGCGGTGCTCGCCGTTACCGCGGCGGCCGGGGGCACCGCCTGGTTCCTGCACTCACGGGGCGAGGACAGCAAGGACACGGTCGCCACCCCCGAACTGGACTGGACCAATGAGCTTCCGCAGCCCACCATGTCCCTGCGCGCGGTGACCCGGTCCACGCTGCTGTGCACCCAACTGGCCTCCGGTGCCTGCTTCGACCGGGACACCGGCAAGCTCCTGTGGAAGGACCTCGGCGGCCAGAACACCGACGCCCTCACCGACGACAAGCGCGTCTACACGGTACGTACCGACGGCAAGGTGCACGCGTTCGACGGCCGGTCCGGCGAGGAGGTGTGGGACGCGTCCCCGGCCGGGGACAGCGCGCCCGAGCTGGACTTCTCGGACGGCGAGTTGGTGGTGACCATGAGCGGCGGGCGCATCCAGGCCCTGGAGGCGTCGAGCGGCGAGGTGCGGTGGACCTCGGCCGACGTGGAAGACGTGAGCATGGTCCTCGGCGCCACCCCGGCGGGCGCGCTGCTCGCCTGGGGCGGCGCATCGAAGACGAACCCGGCCGCGACGCTCAACGGATACACGGCCCTCGACCCGGACACGGGCAAACGCGTATGGGCGAAGGATCTCGTCACCCTGTACCCACCGGACAAGAGCAAGGTGCTCTACGGCATCGACGCCGACATGAAGCTGCTCGCCCTCGACCCCGACGACGGCGAGACGCTCTGGAGCAGTCCCACCGAACTCCCGCCGACGAACAGCGAGATCCTCGGCCTCACAGGGTCCATGAGCCTGATCGAGGGAACCCTCTTCTGCTACCCGAGCACCAACTTCAACGGCTCGACCCGCGGCTTGCTCGTCGCCTTCGACCCGGCGTCGGGCAAGACCCTGTGGACAGTGCAGACCGCCGCCGACGGCAACCGCGGCTACGCACGCGCCGGCGCGACCGTCTGCTACCTGGACAAGAAGATCCTGCACGGGATCGACGCCAAGACCGGCGCGAGACGCTGGACGGCAGGGTCAGGCCTGGCCGACCTCGATTTCCTGGGCGCCCTGCGCGGACTCTTCCTCGCCGCGGGCAAGAAGGGCCTGTACGCCTTCGACGCCGAGACCGGCAAGCAGGTCTGGCACTATCAGGCCACCGGCGGCTCCGGCTCCTGGTCGACGCACGCCGTCGGCGACCACCTGTACGCCACCTGGTCCGGCAGGCTCTTCCGCTTCTCGGTGCCCAAGGCATAG
- a CDS encoding HSP90 family protein: MTLPDTAATPAGADRTFQVDLRGLVDLLSHHLYSSPRVYLRELLQNAVDALTARSGLAPDAPADAFGIRLYADGSVVRVEDDGVGLTEDDVHAFLATIGRSSKRAERIAEQRGDFIGQFGIGLLSCFLVADEIHVLSRSARTPDAHAVEWRGRGDGSYTVRTLPASARPRPGTTVTLTPRADTDEWTRPAQVHALARQFGSLLRHPVTFDDGTGGAGAAVNAEPAPWARSYPTPGARSRALAAYGEEVFGFTPLDTIELDLPAVGLKGIACVLPEAVPAGRRHGHRVHVKGMLLSEQAEEILPEWAFFVRCVVDAESLRPTASRESLYEDDTLAAVRDALAERLRAWMARAAASDPDLLGRFLQAHHLAVKSLAVHDDEILRMLLPWLPFETTDGHTTLDEFARTHRTVLVTSSVEEFRQVAAIASAAGLGVVNGGYTYDRELVHRLPEIRPEVSVADLDPATLTAHLDPVDRETELAAVAYLALARDALAVFDCDVALRTFQPASAPALLVDSREARHERTRSRLAREQEGGVWGDILGALRQEAPRAQLILNQLNPLVRAAVTIEEPELARTSAEALYGQAVLLSRRPLRPAESSLINRSFLDLLAHALRKDS; encoded by the coding sequence ATGACATTGCCCGACACCGCCGCGACCCCGGCCGGCGCCGATCGCACCTTCCAGGTGGATCTGCGCGGCCTCGTCGATCTCCTCTCCCACCACCTCTACTCCAGCCCACGCGTCTACCTGCGCGAACTCCTGCAGAACGCGGTGGACGCGCTGACCGCGCGGAGCGGCCTCGCGCCGGACGCACCCGCCGACGCCTTCGGCATCCGCCTGTACGCCGACGGTTCGGTGGTGCGTGTCGAGGACGACGGCGTCGGTCTCACCGAGGACGACGTGCACGCCTTCCTCGCCACGATCGGGCGCAGCAGCAAGCGCGCCGAGCGGATCGCCGAGCAACGCGGCGACTTCATCGGCCAGTTCGGGATCGGGCTGCTCTCCTGCTTCCTGGTCGCGGACGAGATCCACGTCCTGAGCCGCTCCGCCCGCACCCCCGACGCACACGCCGTGGAGTGGCGGGGGCGCGGCGACGGCAGCTACACCGTCCGCACCCTGCCCGCGTCCGCCCGCCCCCGGCCCGGCACCACCGTCACGCTGACGCCGCGCGCCGACACGGACGAGTGGACCCGGCCGGCGCAGGTGCACGCGCTGGCCCGGCAGTTCGGCTCCCTGCTGCGCCATCCGGTGACCTTCGACGACGGCACGGGGGGAGCGGGCGCGGCCGTCAATGCGGAGCCCGCGCCCTGGGCGCGTTCGTACCCCACGCCGGGGGCCCGTTCCCGGGCGCTTGCCGCGTACGGCGAGGAGGTCTTCGGGTTCACGCCGCTGGACACCATCGAGCTGGACCTGCCGGCCGTGGGCCTGAAGGGCATCGCGTGCGTGCTGCCCGAGGCGGTGCCGGCCGGGCGCCGCCACGGCCACCGCGTGCACGTCAAGGGCATGCTGCTGTCCGAGCAGGCCGAGGAGATCCTGCCCGAGTGGGCGTTCTTCGTCCGCTGCGTCGTCGACGCCGAGAGCCTGCGCCCGACGGCGTCCCGCGAGTCCCTGTACGAGGACGACACGCTCGCCGCCGTCCGCGACGCCCTCGCCGAGCGGTTGCGCGCGTGGATGGCGCGGGCCGCCGCCAGCGATCCGGACCTGCTCGGCCGGTTCCTCCAGGCCCACCACCTGGCCGTGAAGTCGCTCGCGGTGCACGACGACGAGATCCTGCGGATGCTGCTGCCCTGGCTGCCGTTCGAGACCACCGACGGGCACACCACTCTCGACGAGTTCGCGCGTACCCACCGCACCGTGCTCGTGACGTCGAGCGTGGAGGAGTTCAGGCAGGTCGCGGCGATCGCCTCGGCCGCCGGGCTCGGTGTCGTCAACGGCGGCTACACGTATGACCGCGAACTGGTCCACCGGCTGCCCGAGATCAGGCCCGAGGTCAGCGTCGCCGACCTCGACCCGGCGACCCTCACCGCCCACCTCGACCCCGTCGACCGCGAGACGGAACTGGCCGCCGTGGCCTACCTCGCCCTGGCCCGCGACGCCCTCGCCGTCTTCGACTGCGATGTCGCGCTGCGCACCTTCCAGCCCGCCTCCGCCCCCGCCCTCCTCGTGGACAGCCGCGAGGCCCGGCACGAGCGGACCCGCTCCCGGCTCGCCCGTGAGCAGGAGGGCGGCGTGTGGGGCGACATCCTCGGCGCCCTGCGCCAGGAGGCCCCGCGGGCCCAGCTGATCCTCAACCAGCTCAATCCGCTGGTCCGCGCCGCCGTCACCATCGAAGAGCCCGAACTGGCCCGTACCAGCGCCGAAGCCCTTTACGGGCAGGCCGTGCTGCTGTCCCGGCGCCCGCTCAGGCCCGCCGAATCGAGCCTCATCAACCGCTCCTTCCTCGACCTCCTCGCCCACGCCCTCCGCAAGGACAGCTGA